The Flammeovirga yaeyamensis genome segment TGATTAAACATTCCACTGATGGTCAAAAGTTCGTCTATGTTAAATTCCGTGATGATGCAGGTAATGAATCATTAGTTACAGAAGGAAGAATAATTTTAGATACTACACCTCCAATTCCTCAATATGTGAAAATTAATGGAGGGGCAACAGCAGTAGACTCTCCAACGGTTACTATCCAAACAAAAGCTAGAGATGCTAAATTTATGATGATCTCTAATGATCAAAGCTTTACTGGTGGAGTTTGGAGACCTTATTCAGAAAGTTTCACATGGAGTTTAAAGGCAGGAGCAGGAATCAAGAGAGTATTTATTAAGTTTAAAGACAACTCTCAAAATGTATCTGACTTTAAATTTGCAGAGACGACTTTATATGATGTAAATAGATAACTATTAGTTGAAATAAAATCAACAATGAAGATATAAAAAAAGCCACTCGAAATTCGAGTGGCTTTATTTTTTACACGTGAGTAAAAACCGTTAGGCTTTTACAGTTCTATTATGTTTATATGATTTTACCGTTTCGGTAAGTATGTGAAAGGCATTATTTGCCATCGTATTGTGCTTATCTAAAGTTGGATTAACTTCTACCATCTCCCAGCAAACCAACTTCTCACTACTCACTAATGTAGTGTTGATTGTTAAAGCTTCCTCAACAGTTAATCCATGCTCAACAGGTGTTCCTGTTCCTTTTGAGATGCTGGGATCCATGCTGTCTACATCAAATGATACATAGATCATATCGCAGTCCTCTAATTTCTTTAAGGCTTCATGAGCTGTTTCTATTGCTCCTAATTGTCTTACTTCATCAACTGTATAATTCTTAATTCCATATTTATTGATGATGACATTCTCTGGTGTCTCAGTATCTCTAACACCAATAAAGACAATATCTTCTGCAGCTAACTTTGGAGTTGAAGTCCCTACAGATTTAATTCTATCCCAATAATCTAATGTTTCTTGATTTGGAGAGTTAACAGCTTCTTCTTTGTTATCGATATGGGTTACTATTGCTAAAGGCATACCATGCATATTACCGGAAGGAGTTGTGAAAGGTGAATGGAAATCAGCATGTGCATCGATCCATATTACACCAAGTTTCTTTTCTGGAAAAGATTTTTTAATACCAGAAATTGTCCCAGCTGCTGTAGAGTGGTCTCCTGCTAAAACAAAAGGAGTATTTTCTTTGGTTAAAACGTTTGATGTAGCGTTGCTTACACGTTCTAACATAGTGTGTACCCCATCAATATGTTTAGCATTAGGATATTGATTATTCTTGAATAAGATATTATTAACGTCATCTATATTTTGTACAGAATAATCACTAAAAAAAGTAGATTTCTGATCTAATGATGCTACAATAAGGGCGTCAATACCCATACCTGCTCCTCTCGTTCCTGCTGCAATTTCGGAACGAACAGTAAGTAACTTAATGTCCATGATGTGAAAGTTTATGTGAATTTTATGGTATACGCAAATCAACCCTTTAATTGGAATGAAGGGGACTATAAGGCGTAAAAAGGATAGTGGAAAAGTCTAATTATGAGAATGCCAACAACTGGGAAGTGTCAAAGAACTGACCTACCAAAACATACTGGGAATATGTAATTGTTTTTTGTGACATTATAGACTAATTATAATAAATTGATATGCAATTATATCTACTGTTGGGTAAACTTCCAAATTTTAAGCTGAGTTCAATGAAAAAAATTATTGAACTCAGCTTAAATAAAGGCTATATGAAGTATAACTATTGAGGAGAAGCTACTACAAAAGCATCTTTAAAACCAAGGCTTCTTACCTTCATTTTAAGACGTTGAGCAGCTTGAGGTGTAGAAACGGTTCCTACAGTATATTTATAAATCTTGGACTTATTTCGAATACTTTCATTCTCATTTACTATTAATCCTGCCTTCAATAATTTGACAATTGAAGTATTAGTAGTAGGGACTTTTTTATTTGTAGCAAGAATTTGAATACTATATAATCCATTTTTTTGATTCATCTTTTCATGGAAGGTTTTAAAACCTTTGTATATAGCTTCAGAAACTTCTTTTTGTCCGTTATATGAGTTAAGGTAAATTCGTTCATGTGGATTGGATAAAAATCCACATTCAACCAAAACAGAAGGCATAGAAGTGTTTTTTAACACAAATAAATTGTATCCTCTGTCACTTCGGTTCATAATTCCTCTTGATTGTATTAATGTGTTTCTTTCGATACTGTTAAGTATAGAATGAGCCATAGCAATGCTGATCTGATCAGAATTATTGTCTACATGTGCTTTCGCTCCCACGATCCATTTATTTGGATTGGAGTTGTTATGAATACTCAAAAAGTAATCTGCTTTGGCGTGTTCAGCAAATTTTACTCTATCTTCCAGACTCACATAAGTGTCTGAAGTTCTAGTGTAATATACTTGAACATCAGGCATAGAATTCCTGATTAACATTCCTATTCGCTTAGCAATGATAAGATTTAAATCTTTTTCGTGTTTGTGAACTTTACTACCTCTCGGTTTACCTGGATCTTTACCTCCATGCCCGGGATCTATTACTATTACAAATTTTCTATGTTGGGCAAGAGTTGGTAATTGTGTTAGTGATAAGGTAAACAGTAAAAGTAAAGTAGTAAGCTTTTGCTTATATAAAGATAGCATTATCTTTTCGTAATTAAAGATTGTTTTGTTGTACTAAATCGTTTAAAAAATTATTCACACTTTCATCGACAACATCAAAACAGTTTTCGAAACCCTGCATTCCACCATAATAGGGATCTTCCACATCTTTATTTGATTGATGATTGTCGTAAGTTCTCAATTTAAACACTTTGCTTCTGTCACTTTCTGATCTCGTCATTCGAATCACATTTTGATAATTACTATCGTCCATTACTACAATATAATTAAAATGATCGAAATCTTCTACAGTAAATTGTCTAGCAATACTCAAGAGTTCGACTCCATGCTTTTTTGCAGTCTGTCTCATTCTTTCGTCAGCTCTACTACCTGCGTGTCCTGCATAAGTGCCTGCAGAATCAATATGAAAATGATCTGTAAGGCCTCTTTCTTTGAGGTGGTGTAACATTAATCCATCAGCTAAAGGGGAACGACAGATGTTACCAAGGCAAACAAATATGATATTGATTTTATTAGGCATCTTAGAAGCTTGTTAAGGGATTGTAAGCTTAAAAAGTTGAAAATTTAATTTATATTTTAAGAATTACAATTTATGTTGTTTATTTTAAAAAACAATTACTTGTGTGATAATTTTTCAAGATTTATCATATGTTTTTTTCTCTAACATTATGTAAGCCATTTTGAAATACTAATTCCAATATAGGAAATCAAAATCTATAGTTTTTTTACATAAAATCTATGAAATTATACTCTAAATTATTTAATTCTTATATTCATATCGTCATTGACAATTCTAATTTTATTACGAAATGTGAATTGAATTTTTTAATAACTGCACTATAAAATACATCTTCATATATCAATTATTTATGAAAAAGATTTTTAAAACTGTGATATATATTCTACTCGTCTTAATTATTGGAGCATTAGCGTTTTTTTTCTGGGCAAAATCACCTAATCTAGATTCCTCAGAATATGCTAAAATCACAAAGTTTAATGGAAATGAATCGTCTAAAGCTGTAGAAGATTCCGTACTTTCAGTGATTACTTACAATATTGGATATCTGTCTGGTATGACAAATAATACCTCGGTACGTCCTGCCGAAGAGTTTTATACGAATAATTTAAAATCAATTATCTCAGGTTTGAAGAAACATCCGGTTGATGTGTTGGCCATTCAAGAAATTGATTTTGGAGGGAAGCGATCATACTACGTGAATCAATTTGAAGAAATGGGTGAACAATTGGGTTATTATAATGGTTGTCGATCGATCAATTGGGATAAGAAATATGTGCCATTTCCATATTTTCCGCCTTCAGTTCACTTTGGTAAAATGCTTAGTGGTCAGGCAATGATGACAAATTTTGAAATTACAGATTACGAAAGAGTAGTCTTGTCAAGAGTTCAGAGTCACCCTTACTATTATGCTGCAATGTATTTAGATCGTTTAGTAGAGCGTGTGAAAATAAAAGTAGGTGATCAAGAAGTGATGGTTTTTAATGCGCACACTGAGGCATTTGATCAAGATACGAGAACAAAACAAATGTTCTTTTTAAAAGATTGGTTTTTGAAAACTGCTGAAACAATGCCTGTAATTTTATTGGGTGATTTTAATTCTGATCCATCTTATGAAAACGCAGCCATTTTAGAAATGTATAATGATGAGCGTATTGGAGCGATGTGTTCCAAAGAAAATTTACTTGGCGAGAAAACACTAACTTATCCTACAGATAAGCCAATAGAACAGCTCGATTTTGTCTTTTACTCTTCAAGACACTTTGAATTATTAGACTGGAAAGTTCTATATGATTTAGGAGAAGTTTCTGATCATTACCCTGTTTTAGCGAACTTGAAATTGAAGAAATCAGAAGAGTAAAATCCAATAATTGTAAAAATATTGATATTTCATTCTATTAGAATAAATAAATATGAAAAAGCATTCTTTTGAGAATGCTTTTTTATTAGTTTTGCTAATCTATGAAGTACGCTGTAATTGATCTTGAAACTACAGGAGGTTCCGTCGCCCAAGGAGGGAAGATTATCGAAATCGCCATAATTGTCTTAGAAAATGGTGTTGAAATAGACCGTTTTGAGTCTTTTGTAAATCCAGAGATGAATATTCCTCCTTTTATTCAACAATTGACAGGAATTAAAAATGCCACTGTAAAGGATGCTCCCAAGTTTTTTGAAATCGCCAAAAAAGTTGTGGAGGTAACTGAAAATTGTACCTTCGTGGCACATAACGCAGAGTTTGATTACAATTTTGTAAAAGATGAGTTTAAATTATTGGGTTACAAATACCTAAGAAACTCATTATGCACCGTAGAAACATCCCGAATTTTATTGCCTGGTAAGAAATCATATAGTTTGGGTAAATTATGTGATGAAATCGGCATTCCTCATAATAAACGTCACCGTGCAATTGGAGATACAGAAGCAACCGCTAAATTGTTTCAATTACTCCTAGAACAAGAAAATGCTGAACAGGTTATTGAAGAGATGACTGTTTATGATGTATATAGTTCTAAAAAGCATTATATGATTAAAAAAGAAGTCATAGATGCTTTAACTGATGAGACTGGCGTTTATTATCTCTATAATGAAGAACAGGAACTGATTTATATCGGTAAATCAAAAAATATCAGAAAAAGGATATTGCAACATTTATCGAATAAGTCTACGCCTAGAGCTATAAGAATGGCGGAATTGGTTCGTGATGTAAAAACAACAATTACGGGTAGCGAACTGATAGCACTACTTTTGGAATCTGACGAAATAAAAAAACATCAACCTAGATTTAATAGAGCACAAAGAAGAACAAAACAGTTCTTTGGTATCTATAAATATATTGATGATAATAATTATATCAATTTTAGAATTGCACCTCTTTCTGAAGGTGACTACCCTGTAACTACTACTTTTTCGAGAAAAGAAGCTGAAAGGATATTAGACAGGATGATAGAGAAAAACAATCTATGTCAGAAGCTTTGTGGTATCGATCATAGCCAAAATGCTTGCTTTAGATATCAATTGAAAAATTGTAAAGGAGCTTGTTGTGGTGAAGAAACAGCAGAGTCATACAATGTAAGAGCGAATGAAGCAGCTATGAGGTTTAGTTATGGTGCTCCAAATGTCTTCTTAATCGATAAAGGTAGAGAAGGTAACGAGAGGGGTGTCATTCAGATTGAAAATGGTATATACAAGGGTTTTGGTTATGTAAAGAAAAGCAATAACTATAATCCGGATAAGTTGAAAAAAGTAATCACTAAATATAAAGACAATGCCGATGTGAATAAGATTATTCGAGGCATGTTGAGAAAGAAAAAAGGAATTGAGAGAAAAGTTTTTTATTAATTTCATTTTTTTACTTCTCCTTATTTTAAATGTAACTGCTCAAGAAAGGGGAGGTGTACTGCGATTTGCGAATCAGAATATCGATTTAGAAACAGTTTATGCTGAAAATGAATACCATATTACTATCCCCGTAGTAAATATTGGTAACTCTAGTGTCAACGTTCTTAAAATCGATACTGATTGTGGGTGTTCTAATGCTTCTATCAATAAAGAAACAATAGCTATTGGCGATACTGCTTTTTTTACAATCAACTTTACCCCTGTAGAAGGTGAAACACCTTTTTATAGAAATATTGTGATACAAACGGATGCTAAAATATCCCAATACACTATTGTATTACAAGGTGTACTAAGTCCGTTTCTGAAAGAGAAAAATCTACACGAAATTCTCGTTCCATGGAAAAGTTATCATAAGTCACATCCAATTTTTTCGAATTATATTTTTCAAGTAAGATCAAAAAAAGGAGACGAGATCAATCTGCCCATTTACCTGACAAATGTTGGTGAGAAAACTTTACATGTCGAAGAGATATCAAGTAATACTTTAGATGTGGAAGAAGTAAAATTACCAAGGTCTGTGCTTAAAGGAGAAGTGCTGTTTTTCCCAATAACAGCCAAAGTGAAAGACGAAAATCAATACCGTCATTACCTTAAAGTGAAGACTGACGAAAGGTCTATTTTAATCCGTATTCACACATCATTTATAGAATAGAATGAGTTGATATTCTTGATTCTAAAAATATATTAAGAGCATTTAGGGATTTGCCGTTGTTATCAAAAACATTTTAAGTTAAATTCACAACTTGATTTTTTATATTGTGGGATTATATATTCATAAAATTTGATTGGGTTATTTCTAGCAATAAATTAACTAACATCATGAAAAAAATATTATTATATCTTACTTACATAAGCTTTTCATTACTTTGTCTTTCATCATGTCTTGATAATAGTGGAGCTAAAACTGAAACAGAAAAATCTTTTTTACCCTCTTCAAAAGGTAAACCTGGCGAGATGGTTCTTGTTATAGATTCTACTCAATGGGGAACTAAAGCAAGTATTGGAGGACAGTTGTATACAAAAGTTTTAGGTGCTACTAGAGGAATTTTACCACAAAGTGAACCTCAATTTACCGTTACACAAGTTCAGCCGTCTGGTTTTAATAGTATTCTTAGACAAGCAAGAAACGTTATGATTGTTACTACTTTTGACAATAAAGGTAGAGAGTCAAGAATATTAAAATCGTTTTTTGGTGAGGGTGTTATCGAAGCATTATCAAAAGATCCGGAAAAATATTATTATGTAAAGAAAGATGTTTGGGCTAAAGGACAAACAGTGATGTTATTCTTTGCTGAAAGTGAAGAAAAGATGGCTAAGGTTTTAGAAGATCCTAATAAGACTTATTACTTGACTCAACCTTTCCATGATATAGAGAATAAGCGTTTGGCAGAAAGAATTACTAAAGAAAGAGACCGTAAGATTACTCGCTTCTTAAAAGATAAATATAATGTTGATATCTCTTTATTGCAGGGATATAAAATTGCAAAATCAGAAGAAGATTTTCTTTGGTTAAGACATCCAGAAATAGCATTTGATAATAACATTATCTTAATGAAAATGCCATATACAGATGAGAAACAATTTGATGCTGATCATATTCTTAAATTTAGAAATGAATTAGCCAAAAAATACTTATATGGTAATCCTGAAGACAAAGAATCTTTTGTAATTACAGAATCAAAGGTGAAGCCTGAGATTAAAAATGCAAAAATAGACGGTAGACAAGCAGTAGAAATAAGAGGTCTTTGGAGAACAAATACCTACTCAATGGGTGGTCCATTTATTAGCTACTTATTTACTGATAAATCTGGTGCGAATCTTTATTATTTAGAAGGTTTTGTTTATGCACCAAGCATGGATAAAAGAGAGCTGATGAGAGATATGGAAGCTCAACTAAAGACGTTTAAAGACTTTTAATATATGTATTACTACATTAGCGGTAAGCTAGTTAAAAAAATACCTACCTCAGCTATCATTGATGTAAATGGGGTAGGTTATGAAATTCGATGGCCTTTAAGTGCTTTTAGTGCAGTCAATGAGGGTGATCAAGTAAAGTTGTATACTTACTTCTATGTGAAAGAAGATATGCAGCAACTCTTCGGCTTTCTGTCAGAAAATGATAGAACGGTATTTTTACAACTAATTTCAATATCTGGAGTAGGCCCTTCAACAGGGTTAGCATTTTTGTCTTCACTATCGACAGCAGAGATTTGTTCGGCCATTATGCAAGAAGATGTAAAGACAATTCAGAGTGTAAAAGGTATCGGAGCTAAAACTGCACAGCGTGTAGTTATTGAATTAAGAGATAAAATTTCTAAATTGCAGTATTCTGGAGAATTAATTCAGAATGCGACTTCTACTGCTCAAGACAATGGAATTGTAAATGAAGCTATGGATGCTCTTGTTGCCCTTGGTTTTACTAGAGCTGCTGCACAGAAATCTGTTAAGCTAATTCAGAAAAAACATGGACATGATCTATCAGTAGAAAAATTAATAAAATTAGCATTAAAACAAAATTAGCCTATAAGCGCCTTACTATTACTTTTTTAGCATTTATATAAGCAAATTATCACTCAGATAAAGTGATGATTGTAGTAATTTTTTACTATTCTTTTTATCTTTCATTTATTATCATCTGACAATTTCGACTTGTTATGAACTTATCACTAAATGCTAATGGTCGGTTGACCGTAAGATTTTAGTAAACTTAAATACTTGACTTCATTTTGTTTCGCTTACACACAGCAAATTATAAATACTTACTAGCTCTAATTTTTTTCTCAACGATAAACAATGTTTGGGCAAACGTCAAAGAGACAGTAGTATGGAATGTATTACAACAATCAATTCCTCAAGAAAATCAGCAGGAACAGGATACTACGTTGTATAAACCTCAAAAGCCTTACGAAAGAGATAGGCTTGGAGACCCTGTGTCTACCCCGCAATATAGTTCGCCAATTATTGGTACGGATCCTCATGTAAATACTCAAATTGAGCTAGATACAACAGGTAATGGCTATAATGTGCAGGAGACATTAGGTGATGGATTACAATATCGTAACCCTTCGTATTTACCCTATGACGCTTACCGTGATTATCTGTACAGGAAAAACATGGCAAGCTATTATAAAAATTTATCACTCCAACAAGATGGAGGTGATGCTTTACCCGGTCAAGGTAATGGAAAGCTAATTCCAGATATAGAATTAGGTCGTGTTGCAGATTTCCTATTTGGTGGTTCTACTTTAGATTTTCAACTCAATGGTAATGCAATGCTTGATTTCGGCTTTTTATTTCAAAGAGTTGATAACCCTCAAGTTCCAGTGACCCAACAAAGAAATGGTGGATTTAATTTCGATCAACAAGTTGGATTAGGTATGATCGGTAAAATTGGTGATAAATTAGAAATGTCAGCCAATTTTGATACAAAGAGTACTTTCCAATTTGATCAGCAATACAATATGTCATATACCGCTTATGATTATGACATCATTCAAGATATTCAAGTAGGTAATGTTAGCTTTAACGTACGTAACTCATTAATTTCTGGAGCACAGAACTTATTTGGTGTGTATAGTAAACTGAGATTTGGTAATCTATATGTTTCCAGTGTTTTCTCAAGTCAAAGAGGCTCTCAAGAGACCATTACTATAAAAAATGGTGGTCAGAATAGAGAGTTTGAGTTCAGAGCAGATACCTACGATAATAATAAACACTTTTTTATTGGTCACTTCTTTAGAGATAAATACGAAGAAGCTTTAAAGACAACCCCAAATATTATTTCTGGAGTTGTTGTTACTCGTATGAAAGTTTATGTAACCAATAGAGCCAACGATACTCAAACGCAAAGAAACTTAGTAGGTCTACTTGACCTTGGTGAAGCAGATCCTTACAATACCGCTTGGGGTGGAAGTACAAACCCAGCAGCAAGTAACGATGCAAACACGTTATATAGTCAAGTTACCCAGTTAAACCGTAATTCTGATGCTATAAAAGGAGGCTTAGAAGGATTAGGTTTAAATAATGGTACCGAATTTGAAATTCTTCGTTCTGCAAGAGAATTAGGTCCAACGGAATTTAGTTACAACCAACAATTGGGGTATATCTCAATTAATACACCACTTAGAAATGATGAAATTTTAGCCGTTGCTTTTGAATATACTTTTAATGGACAAAGCTATAAAGTAGGTGAATTGAATGAGGATCTACCAAACCTTGGACAAAATGAAGTGATGTTCATGAAACTTTTAAGTCCATCAACGATTATCACTACTGACCCTAACGACCCCTCAAAGCCGTTTCCTTTATGGGATTTGATGATGAAGAACGTTTATTCACTTCAAGCCAATTCAATTCAAAAGGAAGATTTCCAATTTAGGATCATCTACAGAGATGACCGTACAGGTGTGGATAACCCGTCTATCCAAGAAGGGGTTAACTTAGCCAATGTTCCTTTAATTGAGGTCACTGGATTGGACCGTTTGAACATGAACTTGGAACTCCAAAAGGATGGTAACTTTGACTTTATTGAAGGAGTTACTATTGACTCAAGGAATGGTCGGATTATTTTCCCTGTATTAGAGCCTTTTGGACAAACACTTGAAGAAAAATTCGAGCCGGGAGAAGGTAATTTAGTCACCAAATATGTATTTGAGGATCTATATAAAAAAACTCAAGCAGATGCAGTTCTGAATACAAAACAAAATAAGTATTTCATGAAAGGTAGTTATAAGGGTGGATCATCAAATGAAATCTTACTACCTGGAATTAATATAGCAGAGAACTCTGTGACTATTACTGCTGGAGGTGTTACTTTAACAGAAGGAGCACAATATACTGTCGATTATCAATTTGGTAGAGTAACTATCCTAGATGAAGGGGTATTGAACTCTGGAAAAGATATTCGAATTACCTACGAAAGAGCAGACTTATTCAACTTCCAAACTAAAACATTGGCAGGGGTAGACTTAGAGTATCATGTTAGTGAAGACTTCATTATCTCAGGTACTTTAATGCACCTTTCAGAAAAACCTTTGATTTCTAGAGTGAATGTAGGTTCAGAACCTGTGAAGAATACTATGTGGGGTCTTACTATGGACTACACCACAGAATCTAGGTTTTTAACCAAATTAGTTGATGCCATACCGGGTATTGACACGCAAGAGCAATCTATGTTCACCTTTAAGGGTGAATTTGCCCAACTCATTCCTGGAACACCTTCTCTTATAGGTACTGATGGTACGGGTTATATCGATGATTTTGAAGGAGCTGAAGTACCATATGATCTAGGTTTAAATCCTGTTTCTTGGGCACATGGTAGTACACCAGAATACATTTTGGATCAACAAGGATGGAATACTGCACCTCCAACCACAGCCGAAGATTCCTTGGCGTATAACCACCGTAGGGCATTAATGGCTTGGTACAATATTGATAATGTCTTCTATTACACAACGGGTAATACGAGTCGACCAAATAATATTACAGACGAAGATATGCAAAATCACTATGTTCGTTTGGTTCCATTCAATGAAGTATTTAAAAATAGACAGGCTAATCAAATCAACACCAATGAGGTAACTTTTGACTTAGCTTATTATCCATCAGAAAGAGGTCCTTATAACTATAATACCGATTTAAATAATGACGGTACACTCCGGAATCCTAAAGATAATTTTGGTGCAATAACTAAAGCCATTACCACAGATGTCGATTTTGATAACTTGAATGTGCAGTATATAGAATTCTGGATGATGGATCCGTTTATGACAGGTAAAAACGCTGAAATAGAAGGAGCAAACAACAATACAGGTGGTAAGTTATTTATTGATTTAGGTAGTATTTCCGAAGATGTAGTTCCTGATGGTAGGCACTTCTTCGAGAACGGTATGACGACCAATAAAGATCTATTAAATCGTTCAGTATGGGGTTATTCTCCTACTACTCAATTTGTGAATAATGTATTTAGTACTGCAGTTCCAAGAGATGCTCAAGATATTGGTTACGATGGTTTGTCGAGTGAAGAAGAAGCAGAATTTTTTAAGCAGTTCTTTATTGATCGATTGCCAAGTGTATTATCACCAGAAGCATTGCAAGCAATTATTGCCGACCCATCAGGTGATGATTTTAAATACTATCTAGGTGATGAAGCTGATGCTCAAAACTTAAAAGTTTTAGAAAGATATAAAAGGTTTAACGGAACAGAGAGAAACTCACCAGAAAACCAAGGAGGTGGAGGTTTTACTCCTTCAAATACTAGTTATCCTAACAACGAAGATTTGAATGGCGATAATACCTTAAATGAATTGAACGCTTACTTTGAGTATGAATTAGATTTACGTCCAGGACAATTAGAAAACAATAAGTTTGTCGTTGATAGAGTAACTTCGGAAGCTCCCGAATCAAGGGAATTAGTGACTTGGTATCAAGTTAGAATCCCTATTAGAGATGATAATAATTACAGTAAAGTAGGAGGTATTGATAATTTTAAGTCGGTGAAATTCATGCGTTTATTCATGACAGATTGGGAGCAGCCAGTTGTGTTACGTATGTTGAATTTCCAATTAGTAGGAGCACAATGGCGTCAATACACTCAAAATATTGAAGATGATGATCTGCCAATTTCAACCGCTAAAGTTGAGATTTCATCAGTAAATATCGAGCAGAATGGAGTAACTGATACACAGACTAGAAAAATTCCTTATGTATTGCCTCCAGGCTTCGAAAGAGATTATGATGCAACATCAACGGTTACAAGACGAATTAACGAACAATCCATACAAGTAAACGTTGAAGATTTAGATGTAGATGATGGTATCGGGATCTTTAAAAACTTTAGTCTGAATTTAGTCAATTACAAGCGACTCAAGATGGAGCTTCATGCACAATCACCATCTGATATCACCCGGGATGATGAAGTCCGGGGTTTCTTGAGAGTGGGTACTGACCTTACAGATAACTACTACGAAATAGAAGTTCCTTTGAAAATCACACAAAAAGGAGCTACTACTCCAGAAGTAATTTGGCCAAGGGAGAACGAAATTGATATCGCCTTAGAAGAACTTTATAAAATTAAAGTTCAGCGTAATTCGGAAAATGCAGATAGAGATATT includes the following:
- the ruvA gene encoding Holliday junction branch migration protein RuvA, encoding MYYYISGKLVKKIPTSAIIDVNGVGYEIRWPLSAFSAVNEGDQVKLYTYFYVKEDMQQLFGFLSENDRTVFLQLISISGVGPSTGLAFLSSLSTAEICSAIMQEDVKTIQSVKGIGAKTAQRVVIELRDKISKLQYSGELIQNATSTAQDNGIVNEAMDALVALGFTRAAAQKSVKLIQKKHGHDLSVEKLIKLALKQN
- a CDS encoding exonuclease domain-containing protein — protein: MKYAVIDLETTGGSVAQGGKIIEIAIIVLENGVEIDRFESFVNPEMNIPPFIQQLTGIKNATVKDAPKFFEIAKKVVEVTENCTFVAHNAEFDYNFVKDEFKLLGYKYLRNSLCTVETSRILLPGKKSYSLGKLCDEIGIPHNKRHRAIGDTEATAKLFQLLLEQENAEQVIEEMTVYDVYSSKKHYMIKKEVIDALTDETGVYYLYNEEQELIYIGKSKNIRKRILQHLSNKSTPRAIRMAELVRDVKTTITGSELIALLLESDEIKKHQPRFNRAQRRTKQFFGIYKYIDDNNYINFRIAPLSEGDYPVTTTFSRKEAERILDRMIEKNNLCQKLCGIDHSQNACFRYQLKNCKGACCGEETAESYNVRANEAAMRFSYGAPNVFLIDKGREGNERGVIQIENGIYKGFGYVKKSNNYNPDKLKKVITKYKDNADVNKIIRGMLRKKKGIERKVFY
- a CDS encoding endonuclease/exonuclease/phosphatase family protein; this translates as MKKIFKTVIYILLVLIIGALAFFFWAKSPNLDSSEYAKITKFNGNESSKAVEDSVLSVITYNIGYLSGMTNNTSVRPAEEFYTNNLKSIISGLKKHPVDVLAIQEIDFGGKRSYYVNQFEEMGEQLGYYNGCRSINWDKKYVPFPYFPPSVHFGKMLSGQAMMTNFEITDYERVVLSRVQSHPYYYAAMYLDRLVERVKIKVGDQEVMVFNAHTEAFDQDTRTKQMFFLKDWFLKTAETMPVILLGDFNSDPSYENAAILEMYNDERIGAMCSKENLLGEKTLTYPTDKPIEQLDFVFYSSRHFELLDWKVLYDLGEVSDHYPVLANLKLKKSEE
- the rocF gene encoding arginase, with amino-acid sequence MDIKLLTVRSEIAAGTRGAGMGIDALIVASLDQKSTFFSDYSVQNIDDVNNILFKNNQYPNAKHIDGVHTMLERVSNATSNVLTKENTPFVLAGDHSTAAGTISGIKKSFPEKKLGVIWIDAHADFHSPFTTPSGNMHGMPLAIVTHIDNKEEAVNSPNQETLDYWDRIKSVGTSTPKLAAEDIVFIGVRDTETPENVIINKYGIKNYTVDEVRQLGAIETAHEALKKLEDCDMIYVSFDVDSMDPSISKGTGTPVEHGLTVEEALTINTTLVSSEKLVCWEMVEVNPTLDKHNTMANNAFHILTETVKSYKHNRTVKA
- a CDS encoding DUF1573 domain-containing protein → MREKFFINFIFLLLLILNVTAQERGGVLRFANQNIDLETVYAENEYHITIPVVNIGNSSVNVLKIDTDCGCSNASINKETIAIGDTAFFTINFTPVEGETPFYRNIVIQTDAKISQYTIVLQGVLSPFLKEKNLHEILVPWKSYHKSHPIFSNYIFQVRSKKGDEINLPIYLTNVGEKTLHVEEISSNTLDVEEVKLPRSVLKGEVLFFPITAKVKDENQYRHYLKVKTDERSILIRIHTSFIE
- a CDS encoding DUF4837 family protein, whose translation is MKKILLYLTYISFSLLCLSSCLDNSGAKTETEKSFLPSSKGKPGEMVLVIDSTQWGTKASIGGQLYTKVLGATRGILPQSEPQFTVTQVQPSGFNSILRQARNVMIVTTFDNKGRESRILKSFFGEGVIEALSKDPEKYYYVKKDVWAKGQTVMLFFAESEEKMAKVLEDPNKTYYLTQPFHDIENKRLAERITKERDRKITRFLKDKYNVDISLLQGYKIAKSEEDFLWLRHPEIAFDNNIILMKMPYTDEKQFDADHILKFRNELAKKYLYGNPEDKESFVITESKVKPEIKNAKIDGRQAVEIRGLWRTNTYSMGGPFISYLFTDKSGANLYYLEGFVYAPSMDKRELMRDMEAQLKTFKDF
- a CDS encoding low molecular weight protein-tyrosine-phosphatase; the protein is MPNKINIIFVCLGNICRSPLADGLMLHHLKERGLTDHFHIDSAGTYAGHAGSRADERMRQTAKKHGVELLSIARQFTVEDFDHFNYIVVMDDSNYQNVIRMTRSESDRSKVFKLRTYDNHQSNKDVEDPYYGGMQGFENCFDVVDESVNNFLNDLVQQNNL
- a CDS encoding N-acetylmuramoyl-L-alanine amidase encodes the protein MLSLYKQKLTTLLLLFTLSLTQLPTLAQHRKFVIVIDPGHGGKDPGKPRGSKVHKHEKDLNLIIAKRIGMLIRNSMPDVQVYYTRTSDTYVSLEDRVKFAEHAKADYFLSIHNNSNPNKWIVGAKAHVDNNSDQISIAMAHSILNSIERNTLIQSRGIMNRSDRGYNLFVLKNTSMPSVLVECGFLSNPHERIYLNSYNGQKEVSEAIYKGFKTFHEKMNQKNGLYSIQILATNKKVPTTNTSIVKLLKAGLIVNENESIRNKSKIYKYTVGTVSTPQAAQRLKMKVRSLGFKDAFVVASPQ